From a single Candidatus Brevundimonas phytovorans genomic region:
- a CDS encoding DHA2 family efflux MFS transporter permease subunit: MRDGVLPADAPAVADKPEINWTVLLLGFAGMVIGQFMAILDIQIVAASLPQIQAGIGASADEISWIQTAYLIPEVVMIPLSGYLSRLWGTQKLFLASCAGFLAMSVIVGLSSSVEMMIFFRALQGFLGGAMIPTVFAVAFTAFPPEKRVTASVIMGLIVTLAPTVGPTLGGHLTEALSWRWLFFINVFPGVLVLFLVSRYAHFDKGDPSLSKGFDWWGLGLMAAFLMSLQFVLEEGSKNDWLADDHILLLSVVAAICGPAFIWRSLTYFNPIVELRAFANRNFVVGVVMTFIVGAALFGGTFLMPLFLGRVRDYSAAEVGTTMVVSGLAMFATAPFAGRLVRKVDPRILMFFGFMLCAWGMWDARLVTGEWGFWEFASVQAVRGCGVMIAMIASQQVTMSTLPPHMVKNASGLVNLSRNVGGAFGLAILNTSLTQNTALHMVELTSGIDQTNAGVRGLIAGMAERFSGSIDPHASAMKAIYGMLQRQATTLAFGDAFALLAVACACAAFVTLLSKPGKPNPSAEPSEMH; this comes from the coding sequence GTGAGAGACGGCGTCCTTCCTGCGGACGCCCCGGCGGTCGCAGACAAGCCCGAGATCAACTGGACCGTCCTGCTGCTCGGCTTCGCCGGCATGGTCATCGGCCAGTTCATGGCCATTCTGGACATCCAGATCGTCGCCGCCTCCCTGCCCCAGATTCAGGCCGGGATCGGCGCCTCCGCCGACGAGATCAGCTGGATTCAGACCGCCTATCTGATCCCCGAGGTCGTGATGATCCCCTTGTCGGGATACCTGTCGCGGCTGTGGGGCACGCAGAAGCTGTTCCTGGCCTCCTGCGCCGGCTTCCTGGCCATGAGCGTGATCGTCGGCCTGTCATCGTCGGTGGAGATGATGATCTTCTTCCGGGCGCTGCAGGGATTCCTCGGCGGGGCCATGATCCCGACCGTCTTCGCCGTGGCCTTCACCGCCTTTCCGCCGGAGAAGCGCGTCACCGCCAGCGTCATCATGGGCCTGATCGTCACCCTGGCTCCCACGGTCGGCCCGACCCTGGGCGGGCATCTGACCGAGGCGCTCAGCTGGCGCTGGCTCTTCTTCATCAACGTCTTCCCCGGCGTCCTGGTCCTCTTTCTGGTCAGCCGCTACGCCCATTTCGACAAGGGCGACCCCAGCCTGTCCAAGGGCTTCGACTGGTGGGGCCTGGGCCTGATGGCCGCCTTCCTGATGAGCCTGCAATTCGTGCTGGAGGAAGGCTCCAAGAACGACTGGCTGGCCGACGATCACATCCTGCTGCTCAGCGTGGTCGCGGCGATCTGCGGCCCGGCCTTCATCTGGCGCTCGCTGACCTATTTCAACCCGATCGTGGAGTTGCGCGCCTTCGCCAACCGCAACTTCGTGGTCGGGGTGGTGATGACCTTCATCGTCGGGGCGGCCCTGTTCGGCGGCACCTTCCTGATGCCGCTGTTTCTTGGACGGGTGCGCGACTATTCGGCGGCCGAGGTCGGCACCACCATGGTGGTCTCAGGTCTGGCCATGTTCGCCACCGCGCCCTTCGCCGGGCGCCTGGTGCGCAAGGTCGATCCGCGCATCCTGATGTTCTTTGGCTTCATGCTGTGCGCCTGGGGCATGTGGGACGCCCGTCTGGTGACGGGAGAGTGGGGCTTCTGGGAGTTCGCCTCGGTCCAGGCTGTGCGCGGCTGCGGCGTCATGATCGCCATGATCGCCTCGCAGCAGGTGACCATGTCCACCCTGCCGCCGCACATGGTCAAGAACGCCTCGGGGCTGGTGAACCTGTCGCGCAATGTCGGCGGCGCCTTCGGTCTGGCCATCCTCAACACCTCCCTGACCCAGAATACGGCCCTGCACATGGTCGAGCTGACCAGCGGCATCGACCAGACCAATGCGGGCGTGCGCGGCCTGATCGCCGGAATGGCCGAACGCTTCTCAGGCTCCATCGACCCGCACGCCTCGGCGATGAAGGCCATCTATGGGATGTTGCAGCGTCAGGCGACGACCCTGGCCTTCGGCGACGCCTTCGCCCTGCTGGCGGTGGCCTGCGCCTGCGCCGCCTTCGTCACCCTGCTGTCCAAGCCCGGCAAGCCGAACCCCTCGGCGGAACCGTCGGAGATGCACTGA
- a CDS encoding transporter has product MTDVAVLTPDPADPSYAGQWPGVLDRLAAALATAGVKARPTPWTDHVESAHGLMDFPLVLPLIVWGYHRDHAAWMQACATWAEAGAPLANPAEVLRWNSDKRYLARLAEKGVAIPPTIWTDHASPAVVEAAFAATGAEQLIVKPTVSGGAWRTLKVAAGDLLEEVLTEAPEGGAMIQPFLPTIGTAGETSLLFFGGELSHVVNKRPAHADEFRIQVQYGGQYQRLDQAPEGALALAERTLAAIDEPLLYARIDMVPDADGQWLLMEAELIEPDFYLSAAPEAGARFGRAVADRLGL; this is encoded by the coding sequence ATGACCGACGTCGCCGTCCTGACCCCTGATCCCGCTGACCCCTCCTACGCCGGACAATGGCCGGGCGTGCTGGACCGGCTGGCGGCGGCCCTGGCCACGGCGGGCGTCAAGGCTCGACCCACGCCCTGGACCGATCATGTCGAGAGCGCCCACGGCCTGATGGACTTTCCCCTGGTCCTGCCGCTGATCGTCTGGGGCTACCACCGCGACCACGCCGCCTGGATGCAGGCCTGCGCCACCTGGGCCGAGGCGGGCGCGCCCCTGGCCAATCCTGCCGAGGTGCTGCGCTGGAACTCCGACAAGCGCTATCTGGCCAGGCTGGCGGAGAAGGGCGTGGCCATCCCGCCGACCATCTGGACCGACCACGCCAGCCCCGCCGTGGTCGAGGCCGCCTTCGCCGCCACCGGCGCCGAGCAACTGATCGTCAAGCCGACCGTGTCCGGCGGCGCCTGGCGGACGCTGAAGGTGGCGGCTGGCGATCTGCTGGAAGAGGTGCTGACCGAGGCGCCGGAAGGCGGCGCCATGATCCAGCCCTTCCTGCCGACCATCGGCACGGCAGGCGAAACCTCGTTGCTCTTCTTCGGCGGCGAGCTGAGCCACGTCGTCAACAAGCGCCCGGCCCACGCCGACGAGTTCCGCATCCAGGTCCAGTACGGCGGCCAGTATCAGCGTCTGGATCAGGCCCCCGAGGGCGCGCTGGCTCTGGCCGAGCGCACGCTGGCCGCCATCGACGAGCCGCTTCTCTACGCCCGCATCGACATGGTGCCCGACGCCGACGGCCAGTGGCTGCTGATGGAGGCCGAACTGATCGAGCCCGACTTCTATCTCAGCGCCGCCCCCGAGGCCGGCGCGCGGTTTGGCCGCGCCGTGGCGGATCGGCTGGGGCTGTAA
- the nth gene encoding endonuclease III, translating into MAARPRSPSKAVRAGLTPPKGKRSRAPKTAPVGAVIGWPPDEDRVEEIFVRLSGVMPDPKTELDFVNPYTLVVAVALSAQATDVGVNKATKALFAVADTPQKMLALGEEGLIPLISSIGLYRTKARNVIAAARMLVEQHGGEVPLNRADLQALPGVGRKTASVVLNELGIEPAIAVDTHVFRVSHRLGLANAATPDKVEAQLHKVVPEAWLPKAHHWLILHGRYTCLAQRPKCAACVIADLCPSRAAFTGI; encoded by the coding sequence ATGGCTGCTCGTCCCCGTTCCCCCTCCAAGGCTGTCCGTGCTGGCCTGACGCCGCCCAAGGGCAAGCGATCGCGCGCGCCGAAGACGGCGCCGGTCGGGGCGGTGATCGGCTGGCCGCCGGACGAGGACCGGGTCGAGGAGATCTTTGTCCGCCTGTCGGGGGTCATGCCCGACCCCAAGACCGAGCTGGATTTCGTCAATCCCTACACCCTGGTGGTGGCCGTCGCCCTGTCGGCCCAGGCGACCGACGTGGGAGTCAACAAGGCGACCAAGGCGCTGTTCGCCGTCGCCGACACGCCGCAGAAGATGCTGGCCCTGGGCGAGGAGGGGCTGATCCCGCTGATTTCCTCCATCGGCCTCTATCGCACCAAGGCGAGGAACGTCATCGCCGCAGCCCGGATGCTGGTCGAGCAGCACGGCGGCGAGGTCCCGCTGAACCGCGCCGACCTTCAGGCCCTGCCCGGCGTAGGGCGCAAGACCGCCAGCGTGGTGCTGAACGAACTGGGCATCGAGCCGGCCATTGCGGTGGACACCCACGTCTTTCGCGTCTCGCATCGGCTGGGGCTGGCCAACGCCGCGACGCCGGACAAGGTGGAGGCGCAGTTGCACAAGGTCGTGCCCGAGGCCTGGCTGCCGAAGGCGCACCACTGGCTGATCCTGCATGGGCGCTACACCTGCCTGGCGCAGCGGCCCAAGTGTGCGGCCTGCGTGATCGCCGACCTGTGCCCGTCGCGGGCGGCGTTCACAGGGATCTGA
- a CDS encoding HlyD family secretion protein, with translation MALPAPLKKRLPLIVGGVVVVALLVGGVFWWQGKQRWEATDNAFVQADTVLVSPRISGAVIEVLVKDNQRVEAGQILARLDDADARAALAQAQANLAALTAAVANVDARAEQEQATIAEKAAAVTQAQAQAGLAHAEVDRYGKLAAQGWVSQQRIETQRATAATARASVAQAQAALTAEQRASTVLGSTRNQSVAAVEQARALVEQAQLTLDRTVIRAPVAGVVGARGVRVGQVVQAGGQMMSIVPLQDTYVVANFKETQVGRMRLGQQVEIKADAFPGQSIVGHIDSFAPATGSEFALIPVENATGNFTKITQRVPVRIVVDRRASGEPIALRPGLSVEVKVDLKSQGGAAFADAHLSQVAVASLDTGR, from the coding sequence ATGGCCCTCCCCGCCCCTCTCAAGAAACGCCTGCCCCTGATCGTCGGCGGCGTCGTCGTCGTCGCCCTCCTCGTCGGAGGCGTCTTCTGGTGGCAGGGCAAACAACGCTGGGAGGCGACCGACAACGCCTTCGTCCAGGCCGATACGGTTCTGGTCAGCCCGCGCATCAGCGGCGCGGTGATCGAGGTCCTGGTCAAGGACAACCAGCGCGTCGAGGCCGGGCAGATCCTGGCCCGTCTGGACGACGCCGACGCCCGCGCCGCCCTGGCCCAGGCCCAGGCCAACCTGGCCGCCCTGACCGCCGCCGTGGCCAATGTCGACGCCCGCGCCGAACAGGAACAGGCCACCATCGCCGAAAAGGCCGCCGCCGTGACCCAGGCTCAGGCCCAGGCCGGTCTGGCCCACGCCGAGGTCGACCGCTACGGCAAGCTGGCCGCCCAGGGCTGGGTGTCGCAACAGCGGATCGAGACCCAGCGCGCCACCGCCGCCACCGCCCGCGCCTCGGTCGCCCAGGCCCAGGCTGCTCTGACCGCTGAACAGCGCGCCTCGACCGTGCTCGGCTCGACCCGCAACCAGAGCGTCGCCGCGGTCGAACAGGCTCGCGCCCTGGTCGAACAGGCCCAGCTGACCCTGGACCGCACCGTCATCCGCGCCCCCGTGGCCGGGGTCGTCGGCGCCCGCGGCGTGCGCGTCGGCCAGGTGGTCCAGGCCGGCGGACAGATGATGTCGATCGTGCCGCTGCAGGACACCTATGTCGTCGCCAACTTCAAGGAGACCCAGGTGGGCCGGATGCGCCTGGGCCAGCAGGTCGAGATCAAGGCCGACGCCTTCCCCGGCCAGTCCATCGTCGGCCACATCGACAGCTTCGCCCCGGCCACGGGCTCGGAGTTCGCCCTGATCCCGGTCGAGAACGCCACCGGCAACTTCACCAAGATCACCCAGCGCGTGCCCGTCCGCATCGTCGTCGACCGCCGCGCCTCGGGCGAGCCCATCGCCCTGCGCCCCGGTCTTTCGGTCGAGGTCAAGGTGGATCTCAAGAGCCAGGGCGGCGCCGCCTTCGCCGACGCCCATCTGAGTCAGGTGGCCGTCGCCTCTCTGGACACGGGTCGGTGA